The genomic region TTTCAATAGGCTCGTTTGAGACAgcgtgttttataaactcataaaaatCTTCATGATCATCAGTAATGTCAAAAATATGATTATCAACAATATATGTTAGTGAAACATGTGCATTAGGTGGCAATTCAATTTTTTTAAGAACTTTTCTTAACAACACTCTTCGATTTATTGGTTTTTGTGGAGCAAGTGGTAGTTTTAATCTGATTCTAAAACAATCAAGGGGCAGATACATAGTTATGTTGTTAACGAATTCAAAATTACCCCCACAACGTACATGAACAACAAATGTTTCATTATTACTACAGCTCATTAATACAAAAATTAGTGAAAAAATAGATAAAAGTGTACTTTAACGATGCTCTAATGACATGATTTTTTTTGAAATGAAGTGAAATGAAATTGTTTATCTGGAGTTCTAGCCACAGTAAATATATAAGAACAATATCTTATCCGTAAAAATACAAAAAATCTAACAAAATCTTATTCAGAAAATCATAAAAATTCTATCATGATAAGGTGCAAGGTCGCAAGGACTCATTTGTTTGCGCCTTGTGAGGGTAAATTGTCAACTTTTTTTTTTGGGGTTTCAACTCAAAAACTAGTAACAAAATGGGCATTTAGGTGATAACCCCGTAAATAAAATGCGGAATACGAAACATATTTGAAAACTTTGTATGTTATATTTTCTACTTCGTAACTTTTCAAAAAAATATTTTCTACTCCgtacttcatatatatataatctcaATATAAAAAGTTTCGAACAGTATCGCTTTGCACAGTTTGCTACCGTTCCCTCCGAACCATTCAACAACAATAAGCGTTCAGACACACAATTTTCATGATCGAATCATCTCGCTCTCAAATTACGCCAGTTAACCCTAGGGAGCTACAGATTTGAGTGCGCCTTCAGGTAAATTCTTCACACAAGCTCTAATTCTCTTCCAGTTTTGCACAGAGCATACTCCGTATTGTATATTCGTATCTATCAACTGTGAAATTACACGGTACAGTTTACAGGAAAACCTAGAATCTCTGTCGTTTTTGTAATTATAAATCGTAGATCaagttattatattatatacaGTATATTCTAAGAGATTAATGTTACTGATTCTTCATACAAGTTTCAAGCACATCATCAGTTGGATACAGTTGAGATGATTACTATTATATTGTATTTGATTAATTTCGGAGTATATCATTCCGTAATCTGCACTATTACTTAACTGTGCATTTCAATGTGTACTTTACTAATATAATTGTGAAGTTTTTCCGGAAGTTAACTCTAAGGTTAATTTAGTCAACTTAATTTGATGTTTATTTAGTTGAATAACCGAGTAAAATTCATTACTGTATTTTGAGGCTATCTATCAAGTGCTTTTAGTACGGATATAATTCTGATTTGAAGCTAAATTTTGGTAACTATTGTTGACTGCAATGTTTAACTTGAACACATTTACCACTCTATTGGCAACCTGATGTTCCTTCCACAGTTTAACTGCAAACGACTATGGATTCATACTCGCTTAAGTCTGTTTTGGATCTACCGGATCCTTTCCGTTCAACTTTTAGTTTCAGGTATGACTTCAACGATAATGAATTATGGATTTGTATAAGTTGTTTAGATACGAGTCATATATTTAGCGTCAACGTGTAATTTCATGCTTGATTGGTATCTACATTAGTACATAGTACAGTGAATTGATTTTTATGTCTATTAGTTTCATATTCTGGCCATCATGTTGTGCTTCTGTAGCATTTAAGTTGTGAACTCTGTATTTTTATAACCATCGCTTAACTTAAAAGTGTTTCAACTAGTTATGTCAAGGTACACAAAGTTATATATCAGTTTTTTTTTGTTATCATTCTTCATAGTTAGTGAAAATATTTCACTCTATCACTCTATGTAATAATAGCATCCTTTGTCTAATCTATTACAGGTATTTCAACTCGCTGCAGAGTGAATGTTTTTCTGCTTGTTTCCACTCCGACATAAACATGGTTATCTCTGCACCGACTGGAAGTGGGAAGACAGTGCTTTTTGAGTTATGCATCTTGAGGCTTTTATCAAAGTTCATCTCCAATGAAGGAAGGTTCATTCATTCAAAAGGGACTCTAAAAACTGTAGGTTGCATACCAAGTTTGTCTGCTTTTCGAAATGATTTATTTTCTAGTATTATTACAAGACATTTCAACTTAGTGCCAGAGTATTTATTGTGGGTGCTGAAGTTTTATAACTATTTTGTCTGGTATTACTGTATTTCCTTTATTACTTTATAAGTAAATTTTGAGTAAAAAATGATTTAACCTATGCTATGATTGTGCATTTGTGCATATGTTGTCTTCACCCTTTAAATTAACTTAAGGGTGAAGACTCTATCCTTCAGTGGTTATTTTGTGTGTATTCTTATACTTAGTGTTATCTTCTTTTGGTTTGAAGATATATATATCCCCATCCAAGGCTTTGGTTCAAGAGAAACTACGAAGTTGGAACCAGAAGCTAGGTTCTTGGGGGGTAAATTGCTTGGAGCTGACTGGAGATAATGAATCTTACAATATAAGGAATATACAAGAGGCAGACATTGTCCTGACTACTCCTgaggttgtatatatatatatatatatatatacacatatatatttatatatttatatttgctTTCACAGTTTCCTTTTCCGATGTTTGCTAAAGACTTAAAGAATTTTATCTGCAGAAGTTTGACTCGGTCACTAGATTTGGTATCAAAGATGGTGGCCTAAGCTTTTTTAGTGATATATCACTAGTACTTATAGATGAAGTACATTTGCTAAACGATCCTCGTGGAGCAGCTTTGGAGGCAATAGTTAGTAGAGTCAAAATGATTGGTCGCAGTCCGCAAATGCAAACGAGTGCATTGGCCCATGTGCGTTTTCTAGCTGTTTCTGCAACTATCCCTAATATTGAAGACCTCGGTAAAGTTACTTTTGTTCCCATTGCGGCCTTTAATCTAGTCGAACTTTGTTGCAGTCTTATGATAATTAAGACCATATGATAAATTACTGACTGTCATTGGCGCTTGCAGGTGAATGGCTTATGGTTCCTGTAGAAGGACTCAAAAGGTATATGTGGTAGCTGTTAGAATTATCACTTGATGAGTGGCTGTCAACTTTTTTCTAAAGAAATTGGTTCTTTTACCGATTGTGTAGGTTTGGCGAGGAAATGAGACCTGTAAAGTTGACTACCAAAGTTTTTGGTAATCACAGTTGTCACAATATCTTCATAAAACTTATACAGTAGTTTGTAGCAGCTTTTTGTTTGAAATTTGCTTAATGTTTAAGTGTTTGCTTGCAGGCTACACAGCAGCCAAAAATGACTTTCTATTTGAGAAAGTAAGTGCGTTGTGCTCTTATTCATTTATTTAATAGTATCTTTGGTAAGTTCATATTTGCTCAATCTTTTTGTAACTATAACTTCCATATGTAATATACTTACCTGCTAGTCTGTAACCCTTTCTTCTTTTTCTGTTATTCAGCGGCTTCAAAACTACATATTTGGTGAGTGTAGAACTCTAAAAGTTGTATACTCTCAGCTCCTTTGGTAAACCTTTATACTGAACACAACGAAATCCCTTATACCTAAAACGTGATATACAGATCTCTTAATGCAATATTCCAGAGGCAAGTCTGCACTAGTATTTTGTTCAACCAGGAAGGGCGCACAAGAAGCAGCACAACAGCTATCGCAGACTGCAATGACTCATGGTTACTCAAACCCATTTATTAAAAACAGGGATCAACAAGAAAGGTTAAGAGAAGCTTCACTCTCTTGTGGTGACAAACAGATGCAATCTTACATACTTTATGGCAGTAAGTTTTCATTTATTTAGAATTGGGCAACTAAAGAGTTTGATAATAACATATGGAAACCAAAGTTGGCACAACATTCATTCTGATTGATTTCTCATTGCTCAGTTGGTTATCATAATGGTGGACTTTCTCCTAAAGACCGCAGCCTGATTGAAGGTCTCTTTCTGAACGGAGATCTTCAAGTTCTATGCACCACAAACACTCTTGCTCATGGAATTAACCTACCAGCACATACAGTTATAGTCAAATCAACTCAGTTTTAGTATGTCTCAACCTGCTTTTTCCTAAGATACTTTGAGCAAAGTTTCAATCTTTTAACAATTTGCATACTTGTTACCTTTTTATTAGCAACAAGGAGAAAGGAATGTACACGGAATATGATAGATCAATGATACTACAGGTTTGACTCTTATTTGTGCACTTCTTATCATTATGTAAGTGTGCAGCAGAAACATTGATATCAGGATGTAAACATTCTTATATGGTGGGTCTTTATAATTCATCTGTTTCTTGCTACACGGTTTTCTGGTAGCATCTTTATCCTTAGAGGAAATTATCTGCTTTGCCTTCTCTATGACTAAATTCAGCTGTTTTGGTTGTGCAGATGTGTGGGAGGGCAGGGCGTCCACCATTTGATGATACTGGAATGGTCATAATCATGACAAGAAGAGAAACAGTACCAACCATCTCtctctacacacacacacacacacacacgcacgcACGTACATATATGTAGTATCTctctatatgtgtgtgtgtgtatagacAAAGATAGTATATACAAATAGAGAGAATATGCTAGTTGTCTGTGAGCTGTTTCATCTTAGCATCAAATGATAATCATTTTCAAAACATGTTTGAATTCGTTTTTACTAAATGAGTGGGGATCAAGTTACAGGTCAAACTCTATGTTCCAGTTGAACATAAAGGTTGATCCAGAATACTTATTGTGCAAAACTTGATCCTGTTAATGTACAATTACCGTGTTAAATTTGATCATAAATGCTTTATTGCCTTCAATTTTGAATAATTTGATTTAGGAGGATTCATGCATTATTATCTACTAATACACTTTAGGCTATATTCTACCTGCTCAACTCACTTGACCCGTTTCCGTACATGCCTATTTTTTTAAACCCATTAGACATAACATATAACCTGAATCGACCCATAATGAGTCAACATTTCCACCTCTAATTTCTTCTGGTAGATGATATGTTTTCTAAACTTAATTGTAGGCCCATTTGTATGCGAATCTACTTGGTGGATGCGAATTGGTTGAATCCCAGTAAGTTTGCAGCATAGTTTAGTTAATACTCAAGTATTATACAGATGAAAACCAAATTGTTGATGATGTGGTCCATCTTTCATTCAGATTACTTTCCTGTGTTACCGAACATTTAGCTGCGGAAATAGTTCAGCTCACTGTCCCAGATATAACGAGGGCAATAGAGTGGATAAAATGCTCATATTTATATGTGAGAATGAAAAAGGTAATTTTTTTCACTATACCAAGAACTACCTACTCaatttgttgttattaatatattttCTGAAACTTCCCGATTAACGTTTTAGAAGCCTGAAATCTATGGTATAAAGAAAGGAGTACCCAGTGCCCATACAGAAAAGCATATACAAGGTACTTCTATATAAAATCAGCTTTCTGTGCATCTCAGTTTATGACTCATTTTATCCACTGCAGAAGTCTGTGTCCAAAAAGTTAATGAATTAGCAGACTACCAAATGATCTGGACTGATGAAGATGGTTTTGTGTTGAAGCCTCTTGGTATCTTTAACCTTTTTGCTTACTATAACCATACAATTTTCATGTTACCGTATATATTGATAAGTATCCATCTTTTTGCCCACAGAACCTGGAAGGTTGATGACAAAATATTATTTGAAATTCGATACAATGAAACACATTATGAAGGCGCCTTCAAATTGCACCATAGAAGATGCCCTTCATATTGTTTGTCGTGCAGAGGAAATTTCATGTATGTATATGTCTAACTGCTTTTATTTActgaaatattattatattatggaGCTGATTCTAATTACTTAATAAAGGGATACAATTAAGGAGGAATGAGAAAAAGCTTCTAAATGACATAAATAACGATAAAGATGGAAGGCTTCGATTTCACATTCTTGGAGATAAAGGAAAGAAGAAAAAGCGCATACAGACTAGAGAAGAGAAGCTATTCATTCTGGCAAATGATTGCTTGACTGGAGATCCGTTAGCTCATGATTTGTCTCTTACCCAGGTCAGAATCCTACATTATAAGATACAggtggcaattttgacccaaaacaaTTTGACCTACAACCCAGTATGTCCATTTTGCCACATCTATAATACAGTTTAGTTAGAAGGGAATGGGTCGTATGGATCGAGCAGGTCAAATGAGTTGATTGTCAGTCAAagttaattattatcataattccTGCAAGCTTCTAACTTTCTTCAGTGATgtagattatcgttgtaataatataatatttgtatACATTGTTGACTCATTGACTATCAATAATTTCAAGAAACAAATACATAAAGTAGTGTTTCCAGGTCAACCGAATCTAACCCAACTGGTTAACATATACTATAATTTCAAGAAACAAATACATAAAGTAGTGTTGACTCATCGACTATCAATAATGTTCATTTCTCATATTGGGGTTTCATACAGGACACGAATTCTGTTTGCTCAAATGGGTGCCGAATTGCAAAATGCATGAaagaatattttatatataaaaagaatTACAAGGGAGCTTTGAATTCGATGCTTTTAGCAAAATCTTTACATCAAAAACTCTGGGAAGACAGTCCATATCTGCTCAAACAGTTGCCTGGCATTGGTATGGTGACCGCAAAGGTATTCTCTCAATCTCTATAcaaccaaataataataataataataattttatttatttatttattttcttttttggaAAGCTAAACAACAAAATTGAATCGTATATCTGCTTACATCTAAGATGACAGTGTATTAACCCACCAACCTGTTGTTTATGTTCAGGCCTTACAATCTATGGGAGTAAATACATTTGAGACCCTTGCTGAAGCAGACCCAAGGAAAATAGAGATGGTTACTGGTCGAAAGTTCCCGTTTGGCAACCACATTAAGGATTCTTTGTTATCTCTTCCACCTAAAGTGGATCTGAAAGTTGAGGAGACCACTTGTCCAAATTACGGAAAGTTCAAACTGGTTATGACATTAACGAGACTGTCACAGTCATCACAAGCAACTAAACGACATTATGCGGATGTGGTATGTGATTAGGCACTCATTATTACAATACAAGTATAGGTGGCAACAAGGGTGGGTTAGGCGGGTTGGGGGACATGTCAATATGGGTTCACGTTGAAACGTTTATCTCTCCCTTGTTCGTTATTAATGTGTGTTTTAATCTCGATTTTATAAAAATAACTATTTTGATATTTGAATTAATGATTTAGAATGCTGTATGGATTAGTTATACACTTTGGAAACACATTTGACCTGTTACCCCATTCCAAATCAGGCCATCCGCCATTTACTATGTAACATGTAAATACGAtgcttgttaaacattaacttttaCATAACATCCAATTTTCACAGGTTGTGGCTGTAGGGGAAGATAACCTGATAGTTTTCCATGAGAAAATAAGGTAATAAATCTGGAATTTAAACTACTATTGCTTTGGTATTAGACAATGCTTCATATATTTAAGAAAATTTATTACCAAGGTGATTTTACAGCATAAAATAAATGGTTTTTTGCAGAGTGGAAGAATTTACCAGGTAACAAAGATGTTTCCTTCTGTTGAGTAACATATCAAGCCCGAGTTACTTGTTAGACTTGCTAAACATAGTGTAAGCTGATCAAACTGTGAA from Rutidosis leptorrhynchoides isolate AG116_Rl617_1_P2 chromosome 9, CSIRO_AGI_Rlap_v1, whole genome shotgun sequence harbors:
- the LOC139866020 gene encoding DExH-box ATP-dependent RNA helicase DExH17-like, whose amino-acid sequence is MDSYSLKSVLDLPDPFRSTFSFRYFNSLQSECFSACFHSDINMVISAPTGSGKTVLFELCILRLLSKFISNEGRFIHSKGTLKTIYISPSKALVQEKLRSWNQKLGSWGVNCLELTGDNESYNIRNIQEADIVLTTPEKFDSVTRFGIKDGGLSFFSDISLVLIDEVHLLNDPRGAALEAIVSRVKMIGRSPQMQTSALAHVRFLAVSATIPNIEDLGEWLMVPVEGLKRFGEEMRPVKLTTKVFGYTAAKNDFLFEKRLQNYIFDLLMQYSRGKSALVFCSTRKGAQEAAQQLSQTAMTHGYSNPFIKNRDQQERLREASLSCGDKQMQSYILYGIGYHNGGLSPKDRSLIEGLFLNGDLQVLCTTNTLAHGINLPAHTVIVKSTQFYNKEKGMYTEYDRSMILQMCGRAGRPPFDDTGMVIIMTRRETAHLYANLLGGCELVESQLLSCVTEHLAAEIVQLTVPDITRAIEWIKCSYLYVRMKKKPEIYGIKKGVPSAHTEKHIQEVCVQKVNELADYQMIWTDEDGFVLKPLEPGRLMTKYYLKFDTMKHIMKAPSNCTIEDALHIVCRAEEISWIQLRRNEKKLLNDINNDKDGRLRFHILGDKGKKKKRIQTREEKLFILANDCLTGDPLAHDLSLTQDTNSVCSNGCRIAKCMKEYFIYKKNYKGALNSMLLAKSLHQKLWEDSPYLLKQLPGIGMVTAKALQSMGVNTFETLAEADPRKIEMVTGRKFPFGNHIKDSLLSLPPKVDLKVEETTCPNYGKFKLVMTLTRLSQSSQATKRHYADVVVAVGEDNLIVFHEKIRVEEFTSPYSATVLVTCPLQGKLTVKANMIFEEYVGIDIHQKVILMRDNKLESYYKHATKKVFLPQPTDVCVIDPENDHSPTVPALRPDKSLNPKNEDASVPSFKLLDEDSDEGEVVAENNNDDDDCKIITERTVFDHIREKAKSLPSLPANPTTEYPPSEETLSLLRKRTLDRQLALDDTLQFLNQTASGSNSCEEESNEPPANENTPSNILKGESIFEHIRKKAKSFPRVDEIKTLRSMSSNTSFAIHTDSFVDAKSNAVQDATFIILDSEFVEPRSEKRSSQSQQSELKKLKYPSPSIANQQCRSPATAAVTREEADSFLGFKSVFSFL